The window tacagagtacgcagagtacagtacgtataCAACTGCGAGAcgcgtactctgtactctgtactctgtactccgtactctagttgtattccgtacagtaataatacaagtactccgtactcggtaatGATGGCACATGCCCATCCGACTCAACAGGTAGTAACGTCGTACCTGGCCTGAGTGGGTGGGTGCCTTCCTTGGTTGGCGCTACCATTATTACActacacgcaagtacagcaagtatacCGGCAGCCGCCAATACTGGGTGTGAATGTTCATCGAGCTGATGCCATCATCGCATTTCCCATGCAACGGCGTCGAAGCAACGAACGCGTGCCCGCATCCTCAACCGCATCACCCCTCTCCTCGTGCTGCGCTTGATCCGCCATCGGGCGGGCCTCGCCGGGCTTGCGGGAGTTGCAGGCGTAGCCGTCATGGCAGTCGCCGCCCAAGACTTTGGGAGCCGTCGCCCAGGACGTTCTGCGATGGCAACAATGCGATGATGGCATCCGCCGACCATGGCATCGTTCCAGGCACGCACACGTCATGGACGGAAGAATAACACTCGTCTTACAGGTAATTTGGCAGGGAACCCGCTGCGCTAACGTGGCGTTGGCCCCCTGCGAAAAAGTCACGGCCCCGATGGCGTTGCGTGAGCGCAAGGTGTGGGCTCGAATCGATGTTCAAAAGCGGAAAACGCCATGACGCCCTGGAGTCATCAAGGTCCGAGAGGGCTCAGCCTAGCGGCCGCTCAAGGCAGAAATCCCCTCCCTCGCCATTCGTCGAGGCACGGAAGCATGTGCGTATTTGAAGAGACGGAAGCCCGCCGTCTATCTGAACATTTGTGCTGGTCAATTGTGTCAACAAAGACAACacacggccgtcgtcacaGGCGAGGGCATTTCCATTGACATCGACGTTCCCCTTGGCGTCGACATTCCCCTTGATATCGACTGCCCATTGGCATCGACGTTCCCATTGGCATCTACATCCCCGTCGACATCCCAATTGACATCGACATCTCCCTTGGCACCAGCatccccgtcggcgccgacgccccaTCTCCACCTCCATCTCCCTTGGCATCGGCGTCCCCCCGTTGGCATCGGCCGGCCGCCTGCTACTCGGCCGCTCCGGCATCTCCAAGCACACGCCGCACACGCCGCACACGCCTCATCATGTCGGTCCCTCCCGGCGTCGAGACCTTCGGGCCCGACTCCCCCTGCACCCTTGACACCTGCCCCGTCGAGTGGAGCATCTACGGGTAccggccgtcgctcgccgccaacgtcactttcctcgtcctcttcgccctcgtcggcctcgtccacaTCTATCTCGGCTGCCGGTGGAGGAGCTGGGGCTTCATGGTCGGCATGATCCTCGGCTGCCTGAGCGAGATCATCGGCTACGCCGGCCGCATCATGCTCTGGAGCAACCCGTTTTCCTTTGTCGGCTTCATGATCCAAATCAGTGCGCGCCCTCGCGtcctccccttcccctccccagAGTGCGCCGTCTGACCGTGGTCCAGTTTGCCTCACCATCGCTCCCGTCTTCTTCACCGCCTCCATCTACGTCACCCTCTCCAAGGCCATCATGTACTTCGGGCCCGACCTGTCGCGCTTCAAGCCCCAGCTCTTCTACTGGATCTTCATCCCCTTCGACATCGTCTGCCTCATCCTGCAGGCGACGGGCGGCGCCATGTCGACCAACTCGGACGGCCAGGACAACACGGGCGTCGACATCTCCATGGCCGGCCTCGCGCTGCAGGTCATCGTCCTGACGGCCTTTGTCGTCTGCTTCGCCGATTACATGATCCGCTACTGGCGCTCCGGCCGCACGGCCGCCTTCACCTGGCGCATCAAGGCATTCTTCGCCGGCCTCTCGGTCGCCATCACCTTGATCCTCGCCCGTTGCGCCTAccgcgtcgccgagctgcgcGACGGCTACCGCGGCGAGCTGATCAAGGAGGAGGTCCCCTTCATCATCCTCGAGGGCgtcttcatcgtcctcgcctccatGGCCCTCTTCTTCGGCCACCCCGGGTTGGTCTTCAAGCGCGACGagccggccaaggccgacaaCGAGAGCGGCGGGGGCACGCCCGAGCAGAAGCAGGAGGTTTCCACAAGCTGatgtgccgtcggcggaacCGGTTCGCGCTGCCCGGGAAACCGTGCATGGAcgtggacggacggacgaacATGAAGGGACCGCCAGCGCCACACCaagtgtacgtgtacggagtacttacttgcgaCTATATCCATGCAAGCATACGCGTGTACATGCTTGTATGCACATGTTGCATGCCATGTGTACCGCGTGCACGTGTGCCGTGCGAGCACCCTTGGCTCATCCTCCGTGGGTGGCGGCGGGAAATACAGCTGTAGGCACACGGGTTCATGTCATCTAATACCTGCCGATGCTCGATGCGTCGCTCGTCCCGCACGGTAGACTGGCCATGGAGCGGGAGACTacccgccgtcgaggtcgttgTGCTTTGATTCTCCTGGAGGTCAACGAAAGCCTTGGGTGGGTCAATTCGATCGATCAAGATCCATTCCAGCATCGCCGTCCATAAAAACACCATGGTCCCTTGTGCGAAGGCAAGAAGACAAGGCGACTCGACTCGCTCGTCGGTACCTGAAATGCCATCGGATCATGGCTGCGAGTGCAAGCAACCCTGGTGCCGTGTCGATGGCCGATGATGCACCGCACGGTCGCTGTGGCGGACTCTTCAGCGTGTCTGtccgcagcggcagcgcGCCCCGCATGCCCGACGGCAGCGCTAAAATCGAAGCCGTGGTCTGTCTGGCGTGCAAGCCGAGGGCGGTGGACGTTCCCAACGTCTGCGACACCTGCtggcgagtacttgtacttactccctGCGCCTTGGTTACTGCGGGcgtgcttgtacacctacttacagtacatgcacgttcATTTGCCCAGCGAGGACGCGGGATGCATGcatctgcaagtacttgtacatcaACACCGTGCTCTGTTAGTAGTATGGTACGGCACTGCACAACAACAAGGAGGAGAATGTGCTGTCCGCTTGTGTACTTGGATGCATCTGAAGGTGTGCATCTACGGTGCACATGAAGGCCTCTGCACCTAGACCTGGCTCTGCACTTCGTTACGCCCACCGTACATCTGTGCCATCTGTGCGTCCGGAGGGAACAGAGCAGTGGACGGTGGCTATCGTACCTTTACCTACATTAGTATCTGcctgtacctacagtacttacatgcagtacatgtatgttcGTGCACAtattactcaagtacagtacggagtacaatacttgcaagtactgtagacgtacaactactgtacgtacttacagcatgtacatgtactgtactgtagcctGAAGGCACCAAACATTGCTGCTCATCGGCGCGTTCTCCAGCCGGTGGAGACGCAATCTGGGACGCCTGTGGAGCTCCGTTCCTGGTTGAGCGTACGGCAGACTACGCTGTcggaagtacatgtacatgtccatgtgCATCGCTCCGCCACCTGATGCTGCTCTTTcgggtacctgtacatcaTCATGATAATGCACCACCAGCAGGTACACACTTACCCACTGGCGCGTCTTCCTTCGCCTTGACTTCCTGCCTCTCGTGATTCTCTGGAAGCTCGACTGCACACCCACGACACCCTTCTCCCGCCATCATCTTCCTTTCTCTCTGTCCCTTTCTCTCACTGCCGCTCGAACAGGCAGCCGATCGCTGGTCGGGAATTTTTGCCACAAGAGCACACGCATCTCGCCTTTCCTGTCATACCAAACCACGGGGAGCAGCGCGCGACGTGGGTGCTTGTACCCGTGCCAgcgcctgtgcctgtgcctgtgcctgaggctgtaccaccaccaccaccgctgctgaccaccaccatcaccgcaCATCACGACCGGCACACCCTCCGGCTCCGCGCGCGACAGCGTCTTGACCGCACCTGCGCCTTCTTCGCCCGCTCCAAAATCCTCCACTTTCTGAGTTCGCGAGAGGAGCCGTCATGGACGCTCAACActcggccgcggcctccATCGCCTCGCCTGCCAAGAAACGCGCACCCCTCGCCCCGCTAGACGCGAACGCGatgtcggcctcgcccgtccCCGTTGGCAAGGACGGCACCACACTCCACCGCAAGAGCGCAACGCCTACCGGCAATCCCCTAAagcttgctgctgccgtcTGCCTGTCCACCTCGAAGCGGCCTGCCGTCACGGACGCGGTTGGCAGTCCAAAGGCCAAGAAGGCTTGCTTGGAACGTGACGAGGTTTGGATgatccctcccccccccctcccccacccTCCTCGCTCGACGTATCCTCACTATCCTCGCCCTACCCTCGCCCACGTCCGTTGTTGCAGCAGGACGGCCGCCGCGGTCGGTCGTAGGACATTAGGCTAACCGTCGTGCCATGCGTTGCAGGACGGCCAGCAGCGGTCATCACGCTCCCACAGCCCCGATtccgtctccgtcttcgACACCTCCGCCGGGGATGCTTCCTGGGTCACCACAACGTCGGAGCCCGATATCCTCGACAGACCCGCCCTCCGCCTTCCGAGGCCCGGCCTGACGAGGGAGCAGGCGCGCGAGGTCCGTCTgccctcctccaccacggGCTGACGCCGCTGACGAACCTCCCGCGGGTCCAGAAAGCAGAGATTCTGCGGCTACGGCTAGGGCTCGCTAGCTACAAGGTCCGCACCGGACAGGTCGCCGTTCCGCTCGCCGACCTGCTTCCCCGACCTCTCCCGTCGCCCCGCCCTGCCGTTCGCCTACAGAGTCCGTCTGCCACatccgccggcgaggcccgaGCCCGCTCCTATGCTAGTTTCGACGCTCGCAATGACGCATCCGCCGCTTCGCCGAACGCGCCGGACACAATCGACGATGCCCGAATATCTACAAGCATGATGGAGCATGGCGAACTGgagccggccgccggccgagcacAGGATCAGGAGGAGCACGGGAAGGAGAGTGAAAGTGAGCCCGCACGACGGGTCAGCGGTGGCCAAGATGACTCCGACGCCCACCCTCCCGCGACGACCAATAACGCCCTAAGAAGCGGTGCCGCGAGCGGCCTGCTGAGCCTCGCGAGAGCCATCGGTGGCTCATGATGCGACGCCTCACGCCGGCCCATCCTGCCTTCGAATTGCCTGCGCTTCTCTTTTCTTCGTTCTTGTTTTGCCAACTATGCCGACCTATCTTGACGTGAGGAAGCACATGACTATGGGCGTACGTGGCGTTATCGGCTGCCGTCTGTCTGGCCATTTCGTAGCCAAACGTGGACGCATCGTATGGGAACTTGGGAATATATGATGCCTTTTTGTTTTGAAACAATGCCTGCCTACGGGGCTCCTGCTGCCTCATTCACCCGATccgtcgaccttggccgTTGCATGACGGGCCTGCCTGCACACATGCCAGTACGTCAAGTCGTGCAAACATCAATGTGATACATGTCCCAGAGTCGCCTCCTAAACATCAGAGTCGCTCGCACCACGAAGCATGACAAACTTCCACGGTCGTCATGTGGCACCCAAATCGGCGTCCGGACAAACCGTACTGGGCACGCGCCACCGGCCTAGTCGACCAAAATCTTGGCCTCCAGTTGGCCGTAGCTGGCGAAGAACTCGTCAAAGAGCTTCACGGCATGATCGACATCGGCCGTGCCGCCCGTTTCGCGGATGCTGTGCATGCTCAGCTGCGGGTTTCCCAGGTCGAGCGTACGCATTCCCAGCTTGGCGGCGAGCCCGGGCCCGATGGTGCTGCCGCAGGGCGAGTCGTtgcggacgacgaagagctGGAGCGGCAccccggcggcgcgggcgcaCTCCTGGACCAGGACGATGCCCGGCGAGTTGGTCGCGTAGCGCTGGTTCGCGTTGACCTTGATGACGGTGCCCTTGTTCATCGCCGGCTGATGCGAGGGCTCGTACTTGCCGGCGTAGTTGGGGTGCACGGCGTGCGCCATGTCGGCCGAGACAAGGAACGAGCGCGAAAGCGACTGCTCGTACGCCGTCGACTCCTCGCCCTcatggccgacggcctcgtagCCACCTTCGCTCGACTCGTCCCGGTGTCCGGGCAGGACCGACAGCCGGCGAAggaccgacggcagcaggTTCGACATGGCGCCCTGGGCCGACGTGGAGCCAATCTCCTCGTGGTCGAAGCAGACCGTCATTCGAatcgtctcgtcgtcgtcaagcgAGGCGCTGTCGCTGACGGAAGAGATGAGACCCATGACGGAGCAGTACGTCATGCCGAGGTTATCGAGACGGGGGGAAAAGATGAGCTCGTCGtggatgccgccgatgcaGGCCTGCTGGGTGTCGTAGAGCACGAGCTCGAAGTCGACAATagcgccgacctcgaccttgAGCTCGCCGGAGAGAACATCGAGCAGGGCGGGGTGGTGGCGCTCCGTCATGCGCTCGAGGGGGCGAAAGTCCTCGACCGAGCCGGCGtctgcctcctcctcctcctccgtcttgGTGCCCTTGTTCAGCTCCGCGgccgcgaggccggcgatgggGAACAGCTCCGTCTCCTTGTTGGGGTCGAAGCTGTTCTGCCGGTGCAGGTGGATGGCGAGCGTGGGGATCCGCAGCAGCGGCTTGTCGACCTTGACGAGCTTCTGGACAAagtcgtcaccgtcgcgTACGAGAacgcggccggcgatgcTCAGATCACGGTCGAACCAGGAGTGccagatgccgccgccgtacgtctcgacgccgacctggAGGTAACCGACATTGGACTTTTTGGACACCGGTTTGACGCGCAGGCATGGCGAGTCCGTGTGGgcaccgacgatggcgacggggTTTCCGGGGCGCCACTTGCGGCCGATGGCAAAGGCAACGATGGATGAGCCGTTGCGGGTGAGGTAGTATTTCCCCCCTGCTTGGAGCTTCGACGCCCACGAGTCGCGCTCCTTGATGAGGGTGAAGCCGGCCTTTTCGAAGCGCTCGGCGGCAGACCTCGTGGCGTGGTAGGCTGCAGCTGCATGTCAGCCGCCATCGTGGTGATGAAAGGCGTCGACCCTATCCGCCAACGGCACGGGCACGGGTGACGTGTGACGTACGGGTGGGAGAGGCATTGACAAAGCTGACAaagtcgacggccgctctCGGGGGTGCCAtgatgggcgacgaggtggagaGGTACGACGAGAGCTTGACGGGTTGAACGACAGCTCCGGAGCACGCAATCGAAATCCGCGGTGACGTGCGCGCGAGCATGAAAGGGGCACTGAGAGGGGAAGAAGGACCGAGGGGAGGGAAGAGGGGAGAGAAGAGGAGAAAGGGGCCAGGATGGAGAGGGCTGGGTTACGTCGTTGTCAGTGTGGGGATGAAGTTGTGGTTGAGGTTCACGCCAGTACTTGTGATGTAGTCGTgatggtacatgtacctctgctgtgtacagtaagtacttgcctcaATCTGCATATGCCCACGTATCTACTTGAGAGCAAGGTACCGCTGGGTATTCGCATActgggtgtacatgtacatgtatagtaagcgtataagtacttgcggcattacggtgtactgtacggagtacggagtattagtcgtaattacttacagtacttgcacagtgtCGCGAAGTATTACGTGCACTTTAGAATAAGTATACTTACCtggttgtacggagtacttcgtaattacttcgtactccgtacttgtacaagtactccgcgTATCCTTACAAGTACCACTACTTTGTACaggtagtacttggtacggggtactccgtatttcgTGTTCGGTTACGGCgtgggggcgggggcggcaGGACCAGTGTGGCAGGTGCTGAAGCGGCCTACTATCTGCCCCGTGGGCCATCGCAGCGGCCCCTCGGTTCCACGGTGGGGGCAGCTCGCAGCAATGTAGGCACCTGCAACTTTACTCCTTACAGAGGGCATCCGCAAATTTACTGCTTACTACAGCGGCACCCATCCAGGCACTTGACCAAGGGGTGGTAACCGAGGGCATCTCCAAACCCATGGAACACTCACTCACGCGCTTCGGTGCATTCGCTTGAAATGGGGGGAAATTCATTCCAGAAAAGCACAAATACAACTCGTTTCAACCACTATCTAGACTATCATCTAGAAGCCGAATGCTGGCTGGACGCCGTTGGCAATGGAAACCCAAAATCAAACGCATCATTAATCCCCGGTACATTATTCACGGCCCACCAACAAACACCACCTCCGTCTCGTCTGCGTTGTCCACACAaaggcatgcatgcacagaACTGAACTGTTCGCCATGCCCGAACCGTTCACCCTTTTCACCACCCTCCCCCAGACGTATCCTTGGTCTCACTCATCCATTCTctgctcttcctcctccatccgTGCTGTCCATCAATTTTGTGTCGTCAGTCAAACTTGGGTATATATCCTGGCGGCGCTCAAGTCAAATGGGCGTTGACAGGGAAAAAGCATGCAAAGGAAAAAAACTGTAGAGCGCCAAAACGTATTCGCACAACCGCCATCGTCCACTGCGCACTACTTCGGCAGGCTCGGACAGGTCACCTCCTCAATTGTCCCAGCCCAGCGAGAGCCCCGAGGGCGGTTCCATGAGCACGAGCGGATCGAGCGTCTCCTCCCCGCCGGACGCCTTCGCGGCCGCGTTCTCGTCCAGCTTCGTCGTGTCGAGACCGATCAAGACGTCCGAGTCGAAGGACTCGTAGTTGTACCAGTAGAGATCGATGTCGAGTGCCGCACCCTCGGAGATGTCGCTGTTGGGTTCACTCGAGCCACCGTCCTTGCTCGACTCGGGCGTGTCCTTGGGCGTGAGGGACCGGTACATGTTGGCCTCGCTGACAATGTTCGGGAGGCCAATGCCCTTCTCCCAGCCCAGGTGGGCGATGAAGACCTGAGGATCGATGGTGCAGCCCGCCCAGGGGTTCGCTtgagccgacgacgccgccgagtcgCTTGCCTTTTCGTCGCCGCGCTGCTTGGATCCGGGCGTTTCCGTCTTCGATGCGGCCGCGCTTCCGGACCTCTtcatggccggcgtcgggccCTGCTTCGACGTCGCCCtgctcatcgccgtcgacgcctcggccggcttcggcgtcgccttagggctgccgtcgagctccaGGCCCAAGGCAAGCGCCAAGTTTTCCTTGACAAACTTCAGGGGGTCCTCCTGCGGCTTGACGTGCTCCTCCTGGATGTGCTGCTTCAGCGCCTGGTCGTTGGGGAAGAcgagcgtcgacgtggcGCATTCGGCATCCTTGCAGGTGAACACCGGCTTCGGAGGCTCCGCCCGCTGCGCTTCGGGAGACGCGTTCTTGACCATggtgggcgagggcgtcgcgcCCGGCGGCGTTTGGCCGGGCTGCTGTCCCGCAAGCTTCTGCTTCttccgcgccggcggcagctgAAGGTTCATGTCCTTTGGCTTGCCGATGTAACTTGGGTTTCCGTGAGGCGACGTCGCGCCAAAGGCAAACGGCGGctgcgacgccgccgccgccgccgccgccgtcggcgcctggcctgccttggccgtcgtcctttGCTGGTTCATCTTGTTGATCGCCTGCGAGTTCTTCTCCAGGTTGGCTGCGTTCAGGGGAACCGGCTTCCCCTGCTGGCCAGCCTGCGGCGGGCGCTGCTGGCCACCGCCGCCCTGgggctgcgtcgtcgcctgaGGAGGCTGCTGCGCCTGGCCGGCGGGTTTCAGCATCCCGTTCTTCAGCATGCTCGCCGCGAGGTCCTTGGCCATGCTTTCGAGCACGGCGCGGGCTTGGTCAATCTCCGACGATCGAATGCTGAACTTGTCCTTTAGGGCTTTCATCGTCTCGCTATCGGAAAACTGCTTCATGATCCGCAATCGCTGCATTCAAGGTTAGCCAAGGATGGGGTTCAAAACAGCTGCCGCCGTGTCGGATACCACCTACAGTTCGGAAAAACATCCTGGCCCGCACATCATCCCCGGTTAGGGAGTACCACTTAGTGAGCCCGCGGCTGACCTTGTGCATGTCGAGGGCGATTCGTCTGAGCTTGGCGGCCGTCTCGTTGTGCTCCTGCTGCGACATCGGGATGTCCGGCATGTCTTGACCTTGATGGCTCTTCGATTCCTCCGTGCTGAACTGCTTCAGGCGAGCGAGAGCCTCTCCGCCGGCCAATTGCTGCATGAGGCTGGCAGCCTGCTGGCCCTGGCCGGCCAATTGCATCTTGGAATACTGCTCGTACTTGGCCCGTCGCTCCGGGTTCAGCTGGGCGACCTGCTGAGGGTTGAGGGACGCGAATCCCTTGGAGCCTTGCTGCTGACCAGGTTGCGGCGCCGGTCCCGCACCGGGCGCGTTCGCGGCCGCGGGAGACTCTTGCCCAGCATCGTCGCTGTTTTGTCGCTTGAGACTGCCCTTTGCCGGCTGCGGTCGGTTGTTGCGTGCCTGCTCAGCAGCCTGGCCTTGCGGCTGCTTCTGACCACCAGCCAACGTCATGGAGGCGttcggcgccgccttggctTGTTGTTGCGGCGTGCGGTTCTGCTGCTGTGGCAACGGCGTCGGCTGCATCTGCATGGAGCCTTGCGGAATGCCGGACGCCTGGCTCTGTGCCTGCGCTTgcgcctgtgcctgtgcctgagcctgtgcctgtgcctgcgCTTGcgcctgagcctgagcctgtgcctgtgcctgggcctgtgcctgtgcctgggCCTGAGCCTGGGCCTGAGCCTGGGCCTGAGcctgtgcttgtgcctgcGCTTGCGCctgggcctgggcctgggcctgggcctgggcctgggcctgctgctgctgctgctgcgccctcatctgctgctgctgcgttTGTTGCATCCACTGGTTCCGCTTCATCTGCAAAACCATGGCTCGGAGCTGCTCGTCAGGCACGTTTGCCAACGCCGGCTTCTGGCTGCGGATCTGCATGAGTTCCTGGGGCGTGACCTGGAGCAGATTGGGGGGCGGATTGCCGACTGGCCGTTGCATTCCCATCTGCTGCTGATTCGGTATCTGGCCAGGCattcccgccgccgccgggttCATGGCCACGTTTTGGCCGGCCGTCTGCGGCTGGGCCCCGGCTCGCCTCTGCATCATGATCTGGAATTGCTTCTGCTGAAGGGCGCCGAGCTGGCTCCGGACGGTCTGAGGGAGACTGTTATTCTGACTCAGCCATAACTTCAGGTCCCTCCACTTCTTGACGTCGACCGGCAGCTGGCCAATTTGGTTGTGCACTTGAGGCGGCAGATCCATCTGGTCCATCATTGCCTGGGCGCCCTGGGCGGGAATTCGTGGCATCTGCAtctgttgctgctgctgctgttgctgctgctgctgctgcagcgaCAGACCTCCGTTGGCGGCCGGGCCGCTTGGCTGCTGCGCCTGCATGCCCAGGGGGCCCTGGGCGCCGGCCATGTTCATGTTCATCGGGCCGCCGAACTGGTTCTGCGGCCGGTTCTGCTGGTTCATCTGACTCATGGCCATCTGCTCCTGCCGCTGGGCTTGCCATCGACGCATGACCTCGCCGAGTTTCTCCGGAGGCAGGCCGTGAAGcgactgctgctgctctgGCGTCATGCTGGCCAGCATCGCCTGAAAGGCTTGGTTGTTGGGCCGTTGGATGCCTTGGTTGAAGCGTTGATCCCCAAACTGTATGCTGTTCTGGCCCATGCCCTGAGCACCCATGCCGTTTATCGCGCTCGGGGGGCGGGATACGGGCGTGTTCAGGGTGTTCATCGCCGGGCTCTGCGAGGGAGGGACGCCGGCGGTCATTCCGTTGGCGCCCTGCATCTGCGTCATCTGGAGCTGGGCCTGGGACTGCTGGGCCTGGTTCATCTTCATCTGCTGGAGGTTGACGCCCTGCTGCATCTGCTGCGGAGTTTGCTGCATCTGCTGACGCGGGGTTTGATTCTGACCCTGCTGACCGGGGATGTTCTGGTTTCCGGGCTGGGGAGTGCCGTTTCGAGCGCCGGCATTGCTGGCCGGCACGACCATCTGGCCAGCCTGCTGGGCCATGAGGCCAGTCATCTGCTGATCCTTGATGCTGTCCATGTTGGGAGCAAACTGCGAGAAGTCGTTTGGCTGCCCGGCGCCCGCGCCCATCATGCCTTGGCGTTGTTGCAAAGACTGTTGGCtatgctgctgctgcatcaTGGCGGCCTGGGTGGCGTTCTGACCCTGCGGCCctccttgctgctgctgctgctgctgttgctgctgctgcaggcgATTCATGTTGTTCTTGAGCGCGTGGAACGCCTGGGTCTGAAAGAACCAGAGTAGGGGGTCTTTCCCCTGGGCCTGAAACTCGGCaagctgctgcggcggcaaCTTCTGCTGCAGATTCACGCGCAGCTGCGCCTTCTGTTGTTCGTTGGTCTGGACCATCATCTTGGAGGCCAACTCCAtgaccttggccttgtccgCCTGGGCAAGCCTGGCCAT of the Drechmeria coniospora strain ARSEF 6962 chromosome 01, whole genome shotgun sequence genome contains:
- a CDS encoding RTA1 like protein family, with the protein product MSVPPGVETFGPDSPCTLDTCPVEWSIYGYRPSLAANVTFLVLFALVGLVHIYLGCRWRSWGFMVGMILGCLSEIIGYAGRIMLWSNPFSFVGFMIQIICLTIAPVFFTASIYVTLSKAIMYFGPDLSRFKPQLFYWIFIPFDIVCLILQATGGAMSTNSDGQDNTGVDISMAGLALQVIVLTAFVVCFADYMIRYWRSGRTAAFTWRIKAFFAGLSVAITLILARCAYRVAELRDGYRGELIKEEVPFIILEGVFIVLASMALFFGHPGLVFKRDEPAKADNESGGGTPEQKQEVSTS